TACTTCTCCAAGTGGGTGCAGAGCTACCGCGACCTTCCGCTGTTGATCAACCAGTGGGCGAACGTGGTCCGCTGGGAGCTGAGGCCGCGCGTGTTCCTTCGTACGACGGAATTCCTGTGGCAGGAAGGCCACACGGCACACGCCACCTACGAGGACGCCCGGGACTACGCCGCACACATCCACCAGGAGGTGTACGCCGACTTCTTGGAAAACGTCCTCGCCATGGATGTCGTACCGGGTCGCAAGACGGTCAGGGAGCGGTTCGCCGGCGCGATCAACACGCTCACCCTGGAAGGCATGATGGGCGACGGCAAGGCCCTCCAGCTGACCACAAGCCACGAACTGGGCCAGAACTTCTCCAAGGCGTTCCAGACGCGCTACCTGTCGAAGGACGGCCGAGAGGAATACGTCTGGCAGACGTCGTGGGGTTCCACGACCCGGATGGTCGGCGCACTGGTGATGATGCACGGCGACGATGACGGCCTTCGCATCCCGCCGCGTCTGGCCCCCGTTCAGGTGGTCATCGTGGCCGTCAAGGGCGACGACGCGGTCCTGGACACGGTCCGCGGGATCCGTGACCGGCTGAAGACGGCTGGTATCCGCGTACACGTCGACGACCGCACCGACACGCCGTTCGGCCGCCGCGCGGTCGACTGGGAGCTCAAGGGGGTGCCGGTACGCATCGAGGTCGGGCCACGTGACGTGGAGAACGGGACTGCCGTGCTGGTCCGCCGCGTAGCGGGAAGCAAGGAGCCGACGCCGATCGGGGCACTGTCCGAGATCCTGCCCACGGTACTGGAGGACGACCAGGCGCTTCTGCTGGCCCAGTCCCGTAAGCGTCGCAACGACCGCACCGTCGAGGTGACCACGGTCGAGGAGGCTGCGGAGGCGGCGAGCACCGGCTGGGCGCGCATTGCCTGGGAAACGCTGGGCGTGGAGGGTGAGGCCAAGCTCGCCGAACAGGGTGTCACCGTGCGGTGCTTGGTCGCCGCAGACGGTTCCGTTCCCGAGAGCGACGACCAGCCTGGCAACATCGCCGTCGTGGCACGCGCCTACTGACCCTAGTGAGACCGACGCTGCTGCTCCGCCTGGTTACCGTGGGCGGACCGGCGGCCTCACGGCACGGCCCGCATCGCCTTGCGCAGCGCAAGGCGCAGCGATCCGGTGGTC
This genomic interval from Streptomyces sp. NBC_00557 contains the following:
- the proS gene encoding proline--tRNA ligase → MAKAPVLTPQADDFPRWYQDLVSKAELADNGPVRGTMVIRPYGYGLWERMQQEVDARIKAAGAQNAYFPLFIPQSYLTKEAEHVEGFAPELAVVTHGGGKELEEPVVVRPTSETIVNDYFSKWVQSYRDLPLLINQWANVVRWELRPRVFLRTTEFLWQEGHTAHATYEDARDYAAHIHQEVYADFLENVLAMDVVPGRKTVRERFAGAINTLTLEGMMGDGKALQLTTSHELGQNFSKAFQTRYLSKDGREEYVWQTSWGSTTRMVGALVMMHGDDDGLRIPPRLAPVQVVIVAVKGDDAVLDTVRGIRDRLKTAGIRVHVDDRTDTPFGRRAVDWELKGVPVRIEVGPRDVENGTAVLVRRVAGSKEPTPIGALSEILPTVLEDDQALLLAQSRKRRNDRTVEVTTVEEAAEAASTGWARIAWETLGVEGEAKLAEQGVTVRCLVAADGSVPESDDQPGNIAVVARAY